A window of the Gossypium hirsutum isolate 1008001.06 chromosome A05, Gossypium_hirsutum_v2.1, whole genome shotgun sequence genome harbors these coding sequences:
- the LOC121228964 gene encoding classical arabinogalactan protein 11, with translation MARQVFVIALAFMAVVGAFAANSSPSASPSSSPAASPAGGPASDLAFSPGVESPNESEGPSEEPSEDPSEGPAADEPAADSLDADYSGGDAPASGPAGANAPAYEAPPADAAA, from the coding sequence atggcacgccAAGTATTTGTCATTGCCCTTGCTTTCATGGCTGTTGTTGGGGCATTTGCTGCCAATTCTTCACCTTCCGCGTCGCCATCTTCTTCTCCTGCTGCCAGCCCCGCAGGTGGCCCAGCTAGCGACCTTGCTTTTTCCCCTGGTGTCGAGAGTCCAAATGAAAGCGAGGGCCCAAGTGAGGAACCAAGCGAGGACCCAAGCGAAGGCCCAGCGGCGGACGAACCCGCTGCTGACTCTCTAGATGCCGACTATTCTGGTGGTGATGCCCCTGCTTCTGGCCCTGCTGGTGCTAATGCCCCAGCATACGAAGCTCCTCCAGCCGATGCTGCTGCATAA